Genomic DNA from bacterium:
GATGGAGAGCTTCAGGGTGAAGTCCAGGAACCTGAGCTCGCCGGTATCCCCCTCCTCCATCACAGAGAAGGGCTCGAGGGCGGACATCGGCCGCACGCCGCGATAGTCGTCACCCAGATACAGCGCCGTCCGCAGGTCGAGCCACCAGAAGGCGCCGCCGAGATAGACGTCCGTCAACCCGCCCCGGTCGCCGCCCGGAATCAGACCGGCGAAATACCCCCCGCCCAGGTACAGCGCCCGCTCGGGGAGACAGAGCTCCAGGCCGCCGCCGAGGTTCCAGAGTTCCTCCTTGCGCACCCCGTCGGGCGGCTCGTAGCCCTGGTAGCCCGCGGTGTCGTACCCCCCCGCGTGACGGTAGGCGAAGACGAGACGGGGGACGACGCCGATCGGCCCCAGATCGAATCGCGGCGCGACCAACCCGCCGGCCAGGTACACCTCCGCCGTCGTCTCGGTGACGCGGCCCGTCCGGACGCCGAAGATTGACCAGGACAGGCCCGGCTCCTCCCCCCACCAGCCGAGGCCCGTCGCCGGGTGGTCGTAGGGCTCGGTGTGCAGCGTCTCGGGGCCGAGTTCCGGGTCGAGGTGCCCCAGCCGGACCACGCCCCAGTCGCCGAAATCCGCCGCAAACCGTATCCGCGGGTTCAGACGGAAGTTGTCCCAATTCCCCTCGTCGAATTCGAGGGCGTCGGAGCAGTCGTGCTCGAGCTCCAGCCCGGCCTCCAGGCTCGCCCAATCCGCAAAAATCCAGCGCGCGCCGACCTCGAGGCGCTGCAATAAATATGAGCGCTCGTCTGGGCGTGGCGCGGGCGGCGTGTCGTACTCCACGTTGGCAAAACAGAAGCGGTAGGCGCCGTAGAGCTCCGGCTCGACCTCGAAGGCCGCGGCCGGTCCGACGGCGAAAAGCAGTACGAGGAAGGCGGCGCAGCTTTTCAAGAAATGACCTCCGCCCGGCGGCCGGTGAGCGACCAGGGCCCGGCGCCGGTTATTTCGACCGTGCAGTAGCGCCCGGGTTCGAGGGCCTCGCCCGGCAGCTTGACCGGCTTCCCGCCGCGCGTGCGGCCGAAGGGCTCGCCCCGCTTGTCCCGCCCCTCGACGACGACTTCCAGCGTCCGGCCCACCAACTCCCGGTTCCGCGCGAAGGCCGACTCCGTAATCAGCCCGATGACGCGCTCGAGCCGCGCCTGCTTGACCTCGGGCGACACGTCGTCGGGGAGCGCGAACGCCGGCGTGCCCGGCCGCGGGGAGTACTTGAACATGAAGGCCGAAGCGAAGCCCGTCTCCTCCACCAGCCCCGCCGTCAGCGAAAAATCCTCCTCCGTCTCGCCTGGGAAGCCCACGATGACGTCCGTGGTCAGGGTCAGGTCCGGTAAAAGCTCCCGCGCCTGCCGGACGAGCGTTCGGTAGCGGTCCCGAGTATAGCCCCGGCCCATCGCGCCCAAAATCTTATCCGACCCCGACTGCAGCGGCAGGTGGAGCTGCTCGCAAACCGCCGGCTCGGCGGCCATGACCTCCAGTAAATCGCGGCTCAAGTCCTTGGGGTGGCTGGTGGTGAAGCGGACCCGTTTTATCCCGTCAACCCGGGCGACCTCGCGCAGCAGGCGGGGGAACCGCCGGCCCTTCGAGCGGTACGAGTTCACGTTCTGCCCGAGGAGGGTCACCTCGGTGAAGCCCTGCGCCGCCAGGTGCGCAACCTCGGCCAGGACTGTCTCCGGGCGGCGGCTGACCTCGGGCCCGCGAAGGTCCGGCACCACGCAGTACGCGCAGCGATTTTCGCAGCCCTCCATCACGGTCACGAAGGCGGCGTGGGGGCCGATGGCCGGGTGGTCCAGGCGGTGGTCGCCGTCGGGGTCGAAGTCGCCCTCGGGGCCGGCCGGGTCGAGGTCCTTCGCGAAGTCCTCCGGTTTTTTAACCTTTTCGACTAGTCGGGGGAGGCGCTCCACGGCGCCGGGGCCGGTGAGCAAATTCAGCCGCGGCAGCAGGTCGCGGGCCTCGTCGCCCAGGTGCTGGGCCAGGCAGCCGGTGAGGCCGAAGAGGAGGCCGGGGCGTTTTTGCGTCAGGCTGTAAAGTTGGCGCAGGCGGCCCAGGGCGTGACTGGCCGCCTTTTCGCGCACGCTGCACGCGTTGACGAGGATTAAATCGGCGTCGGCGGGGTTTTTCACAAGGCGCCAGCCGTCGGTGAGGAGACCGGCGGCCAGGCGCTCGGCGTCCCGCTCGTTCATCTGACACCCCTGGCTTTCGAGGTAGAGTTGTTTCATTTTACCGAACGATTTTGTCAAAGTAACGGGATTGTGCTATACTTCTCTCGCGTCCCAGAGTACCGCAAGGTACGTTGGTCAAGTCCGGCACGGCCGGATACTGACCACTGGGCGTTTTTTTATGGCCAGAGCTTAAGCCCTTCGGGTGTCCCCCTGCGAACCCGTGTTAAAGGTGTGCAGTCAATCTTGTCTATAATAGCGGAAAAGTACGTGTCATTCCCTCGTTCAAATTTCTGAAACGCGATACCGGCCACCAGATCGGCAAATTGCACACCGAAGCTGTATTCCGAGGGGGTCAGATAAACATTGTCAACGATATTCTCAAACTTCGTGTAGTAGGAACCATCAATAAACAATGAGTGATAGAAGCTTCTTAACCTCCGGTCTTGAGATTTGTCCCTGCTGTCCTGTATTCCGATCCCTCTGTTTTGTGTTTTCCTGAGAAAATTCTGAAATCTCTCTAACAGAAGAAGAAGCGCCTGAGAGTACATACTCTCAGGTTTATTAATATATTCTTTTTCATAAGCAGCCTGTTTATTAATTGAAACGACATAGAATCTGACACTTCTAATGCCACGAAGGGCATCAAGCAACTCGCATAGCAGATCATGTTTCCTGGCGGGGTCCCAGTTATTCAGTGGATTCAAAGCGGCCCTCTTAGCATGCTTATCACTTAATGACGGATTGATGAACGGCTTATGGAAGTACTCCCACTTCAATTCAGTTATTAATGGGATCGAATATTTTTGTTTAATAGAGTGAAGATAAAAGCGCAATTTCCGGCAATCAACTTCATCAATGGAAAAACCGGCAGCGACAAAAAAATTAGTCGCATTCGGACGTGGCCTTCCAACGTCACCAGACTCATCAATATAGAGGAGGTGCATCGTTATATGCTCACGACAGAAAATGCAGATATAATGCTCTCGATATCGGACATTCCCTTCCCTGCGATATCGAAGGCGGTGCCGTGCGAGGGGCTGGTCCGCAGGAAGGGCAAGCCCAAGGTTACGTTGACCGCGGAGTCGAAGGCCAGGAGCTTCACCGGGATGAGCCCCTGGTCGTGGTACAGCGCGATGAAGCCGTCGAAGCGGGAAAGATTCTTTTCGGTGAAGAGTGTGTCCGCCGCCAGGGGGCCGGAGATGTCGAGCCCGTCCGCCCGCAGCTCCTCCGCCGCCGGGACGACGATTCTTTCCTCCTCGTCGCCGATGACGCCGAAATCCCCGGCGTGGGGGTTGAGGCCGCAGAGCGCCAGTCGCGGCTCGCGGTCAAGTTTTTTCCCCAAAAACGCGCGGAACAGACGGGCGACGTGGACGATGTGCCCCGCGGTCAGTTGAATGGAAACCTCGGCCAGCGGGATGTGGGTGGTGGCGAGGACGACGTTGATTTTCGGCGAGAGGAAGGCCATCGCCTCGCGTCCCGACACGCCGCAGCGCTCGGCCAGATACCCCGTATGGCCGGCGTAGGGGATGCCCGCTTGAGCCCAGGCCTGTTTCGAGATGGGCCCGGTGACAAGGGCGCGGGACGGGTCGGCGAGGCACAGGTCCACGGCGCGCTCGACCCAGGAAAAGCTCGCCCGTCCGGCGACCGCGGAGATGACGCCCCATTGCGGGGCGAGGTCGGTGCCGGGGACTTCGATGAGGGGGATGCGGTTCGGGGCGGAGTCGGCTTCGTCGGGAGAGTGGACGGGGACGATTTCGAGGTCGAGACCGCAGAGCTCGATGGCGGCGGCCAGGGGCGTCGGCGCCCCGACGACTACCGGCCGGCAACCCTCGGTTATGCGGCCCCAGGCCCTGACCAGGACCTCGGGGCCGATGCCGTTGGGGTCGCCCGGCGTCACCAGAACCAGTGGTCGGTCGCCCATGACCGTCCGCGGCTATTCGGGCTTGGGTTCGGGGAGGGTTATCTCCGCCTCGTTGAAGCGGCAGTGGGTGCCGAAGCCCATCCGCTGGTAGAGCTCGATCCCCTCCTTGTTCTTCACCGCGACGTTGAGGGTCGCCAGGTCGGCCTGGTCGGACAGGAGGGTGAGCACCTTGCCCATTACCTGCTGGGCGAAGCCGCGGCGCCGGTACTCGGGGTGGACCACCACGTTGCCGATGCAGGCCACCCGCTCGTCGGGGTTCACCACGTGCGTCCCCGCGCAGGCCACGAGCCCGTCGTCCAAGTAAATTCCGGCGAAGGGGTAGGCCATCTGGTCCGGGTGGAAGGCGTTCTCCGGGTAGTGGACCATCAGGCCGGCGATGGCGTCGGCGTCCTTGGAGCCCAACTCCTCGGCTACTCCGGTGTCGAAGTTTTTTCCCGAAAGGTCCAGCGTCATTCGGAGCATACGCTTGAGCTGGACCACGTTGGTGCCCTCGGGGAAGATGGCCTCGGGCTCGCCGGTGAAGGCGGCGTTGTAGTCCCCGGCGGGGAGGAACGAGCAGATGAAGCGCAGGGCGCCGACTCCGCCGAAGAGGAAGAGGGCGGGCGGCTGGAGCCCCTCGTACACCAGCACCAGGTTCGGCCCGTTAACGTAGTACCGCGAGAGGCCGAAGTGGAGGTCGGAGAGGTCGCCCAGCGCGTAGGACGCCCAGGGGCGGTCCGAGGAGAGGAGCTCGGAGATGACGTCCCGGTCGCGGCTGCGGAAGTTTTCCAGTTTCATCGTATCCCTTTGTGAAGTTGTTAGGGTTCAGTCGAGGCCCACCAGGGCCCGGGCGAATTTTATCGGGTCGAAGGGCTCCAGGTCCTCCAGCCGCTCGCCGGTCCCCACGTGGGAAACGGGGAGGCCGGTCTCGGCGGCGACGGCGAGGAGGAAGCCGCCTTTGGAGGTCCCGTCGAGCTTTGTCAGCACGATTCGGTCGCACCCGGCGCCTTCCAGGAAGGCCCGGGCCTGGAGGACGCCGTTCTGCCCGCCGCCCGCATCCAGCACGAGGACGGTCTCCACCGGATGAGCGCCGAGCGACTTTTCCACCACGCGGCGGAGCTTGCCCAGCTCACGCATCAGGTGATCCCGGGTGTGCATCCTCCCGGCGGTGTCGGCGATGACGGCGTCCATCCGCCGGGCCTTGGCGGCTTCGAGGGCGTCGAAAAGAACCGCTGCGGGGTCGCCGCCCCCGGAGTGCCGGACCAGCGGAACGCCGGCGCGGGCTGCCCAGACCTCGAGCTGCTCCCCCGCGGCGGCCCGGTAGGTGTCGGCCGCGGCCAGGAGCACTTTTTTACCCTCCCGGGCGTACCGGGCGGCCAGCTTGGCGGCCGTCGTCGTCTTCCCCGTCCCGTTGACCCCCACCAGGAGGAGGACCTCGGGCGGCGGGCCGTCGTAGGGCGGCGGGACCGGGGGCAGCATCCCGGCCACGAGCCCGGCCAGGAGCTCCCCGGGGTCGGCCCCTCTCTCCGGGTAGATTTCTTTAAGGCGTTCCACCAGCCCGGCGGCGACCACCGGGCCCGCGTCGGCCAGAATCAGCGCCTCCTCGAGCTCGCCCGCGGCCTCATCCCCGAGGCGGTTCCCGGCCAGCTTTCGCAGGGCTCGGTCCAGCCGGTCGCGCGTCTTCGCCAGCGCCTGAAAAAAACCCATCGGGCGTTCGCCTACAGACCCGCTTCGGTGAGCTGCTCGGCCAGCTCCTCGCGGCGGTTGGAGGCCTCCAGGGCCGCCTCGCGGTCCACCAGCCCGGACCCGATCAGCGTCGTCAGGGAACTGTTGAGGGTGTACATCCCGTGGGCGTGCCCCGACTGGATGACCGAGTAGAGCTGGTGCTCCTTCCCGTCGCGGATGAGCGCGCGCACCGCCGGGGTGGCGATCAAGACCTCGGTGGCCAGCACCCGCCCCGAGCCCTCCTTCTGTGGCAGGAGCGCCTGGCTGACGACCGCCTCCAGGCAGAAGGAGAGCTGGATGCGTATCTGGCGCGTCTCACCGGACGGGAAGGCGTCTATTATCCGGG
This window encodes:
- the ftsY gene encoding signal recognition particle-docking protein FtsY gives rise to the protein MGFFQALAKTRDRLDRALRKLAGNRLGDEAAGELEEALILADAGPVVAAGLVERLKEIYPERGADPGELLAGLVAGMLPPVPPPYDGPPPEVLLLVGVNGTGKTTTAAKLAARYAREGKKVLLAAADTYRAAAGEQLEVWAARAGVPLVRHSGGGDPAAVLFDALEAAKARRMDAVIADTAGRMHTRDHLMRELGKLRRVVEKSLGAHPVETVLVLDAGGGQNGVLQARAFLEGAGCDRIVLTKLDGTSKGGFLLAVAAETGLPVSHVGTGERLEDLEPFDPIKFARALVGLD
- the pdxA gene encoding 4-hydroxythreonine-4-phosphate dehydrogenase PdxA, whose protein sequence is MGDRPLVLVTPGDPNGIGPEVLVRAWGRITEGCRPVVVGAPTPLAAAIELCGLDLEIVPVHSPDEADSAPNRIPLIEVPGTDLAPQWGVISAVAGRASFSWVERAVDLCLADPSRALVTGPISKQAWAQAGIPYAGHTGYLAERCGVSGREAMAFLSPKINVVLATTHIPLAEVSIQLTAGHIVHVARLFRAFLGKKLDREPRLALCGLNPHAGDFGVIGDEEERIVVPAAEELRADGLDISGPLAADTLFTEKNLSRFDGFIALYHDQGLIPVKLLAFDSAVNVTLGLPFLRTSPSHGTAFDIAGKGMSDIESIISAFSVVSI
- the miaB gene encoding tRNA (N6-isopentenyl adenosine(37)-C2)-methylthiotransferase MiaB → MKQLYLESQGCQMNERDAERLAAGLLTDGWRLVKNPADADLILVNACSVREKAASHALGRLRQLYSLTQKRPGLLFGLTGCLAQHLGDEARDLLPRLNLLTGPGAVERLPRLVEKVKKPEDFAKDLDPAGPEGDFDPDGDHRLDHPAIGPHAAFVTVMEGCENRCAYCVVPDLRGPEVSRRPETVLAEVAHLAAQGFTEVTLLGQNVNSYRSKGRRFPRLLREVARVDGIKRVRFTTSHPKDLSRDLLEVMAAEPAVCEQLHLPLQSGSDKILGAMGRGYTRDRYRTLVRQARELLPDLTLTTDVIVGFPGETEEDFSLTAGLVEETGFASAFMFKYSPRPGTPAFALPDDVSPEVKQARLERVIGLITESAFARNRELVGRTLEVVVEGRDKRGEPFGRTRGGKPVKLPGEALEPGRYCTVEITGAGPWSLTGRRAEVIS
- a CDS encoding GNAT family N-acetyltransferase — its product is MKLENFRSRDRDVISELLSSDRPWASYALGDLSDLHFGLSRYYVNGPNLVLVYEGLQPPALFLFGGVGALRFICSFLPAGDYNAAFTGEPEAIFPEGTNVVQLKRMLRMTLDLSGKNFDTGVAEELGSKDADAIAGLMVHYPENAFHPDQMAYPFAGIYLDDGLVACAGTHVVNPDERVACIGNVVVHPEYRRRGFAQQVMGKVLTLLSDQADLATLNVAVKNKEGIELYQRMGFGTHCRFNEAEITLPEPKPE
- a CDS encoding DUF3800 domain-containing protein, with the protein product MHLLYIDESGDVGRPRPNATNFFVAAGFSIDEVDCRKLRFYLHSIKQKYSIPLITELKWEYFHKPFINPSLSDKHAKRAALNPLNNWDPARKHDLLCELLDALRGIRSVRFYVVSINKQAAYEKEYINKPESMYSQALLLLLERFQNFLRKTQNRGIGIQDSRDKSQDRRLRSFYHSLFIDGSYYTKFENIVDNVYLTPSEYSFGVQFADLVAGIAFQKFERGNDTYFSAIIDKIDCTPLTRVRRGTPEGLKLWP